A genomic window from Vitis riparia cultivar Riparia Gloire de Montpellier isolate 1030 chromosome 18, EGFV_Vit.rip_1.0, whole genome shotgun sequence includes:
- the LOC117907871 gene encoding uncharacterized protein LOC117907871: MGSVSLKIGDGTARFRRASLCSSAVNVLMLFSVITTNLFALYAFTSSPKDQAHPTQHTHKNISFISEQVSLIIREIESSQKKLAQMEKELLGYESIDLSRPNTASELKLFLQRHQLPLGKDSKTGITEMVASVGHSCDKSVDLLSQYMTYKVSGACPDDWSLAQRLILRGCEPLPRRRCFAKSVPKVGLYSFPISLWKPVSDKIVSWSGLGCKNFECLNNKKLGKDCVGCFDLANGYENQRFVKARGKNDFLIDDVLALGSGGTRTGFDIGGGSGTFAARMAERNVTVITATLNVDAPISEFVSARGLFPLYLSLDHRFPFYDNVFDIVHAASGLDVGGRPEKLEFLMFDIDRILRAGGLFWLDNFYCANEEKKKALTRLIERFGYRKLKWVVGEKPDAAGPGKSEVYLSGVLQKPVRV, encoded by the coding sequence ATGGGCTCTGTTTCTCTGAAAATTGGGGATGGCACAGCCAGATTCAGAAGAGCTTCACTGTGTTCTTCAGCGGTGAATGTTCTTATGCTTTTCTCTGTTATCACCACCAATCTTTTCGCTCTCTACGCCTTCACATCGTCTCCAAAGGATCAAGCCCACCCAACTCAGCATACCCACAAGAACATCTCTTTCATTTCCGAGCAAGTCTCGCTGATTATCAGAGAGATCGAGTCTTCGCAAAAGAAACTGGCGCAGATGGAGAAGGAGCTTCTTGGGTACGAGAGCATCGATCTTTCCAGGCCCAATACTGCGAGCGAGCTTAAGCTGTTTCTGCAACGCCATCAGCTTCCTCTTGGGAAAGATTCCAAGACTGGAATCACGGAAATGGTGGCCTCTGTGGGGCATTCCTGTGATAAATCTGTAGATTTGTTGTCTCAGTACATGACTTACAAAGTTTCTGGTGCTTGCCCTGATGATTGGAGCCTTGCCCAGAGGCTGATTTTGCGGGGATGCGAACCACTGCCACGGAGGAGATGCTTTGCTAAGTCTGTCCCTAAGGTGGGTCTATACTCTTTTCCCATTTCGCTTTGGAAACCGGTTAGTGATAAGATTGTGAGTTGGAGTGGCCTTGGCTGCAAAAATTTTGAGtgcttgaataataaaaaattagggaaAGACTGTGTTGGTTGTTTTGATTTGGCTAATGGGTATGAGAATCAGAGGTTTGTTAAGGCCAGGGGAAAGAACGATTTTCTCATAGATGATGTGTTGGCTCTGGGTAGTGGAGGAACCAGAACAGGCTTTGATATTGGAGGTGGGTCTGGGACCTTCGCTGCTAGAATGGCAGAAAGAAATGTGACGGTGATCACTGCTACTTTAAATGTTGATGCCCCCATTAGCGAATTCGTATCAGCAAGAGGGCTTTTTCCTCTGTATTTGAGTTTAGATCATAGGTTCCCCTTCTATGACAATGTGTTCGATATAGTTCACGCAGCCAGTGGATTAGATGTTGGGGGCCGCCCAGAGAAATTGGAGTTCTTAATGTTTGATATCGATAGGATTTTAAGGGCTGGTGGCTTGTTTTGGTTGGATAACTTCTACTGTGCCAACgaggagaagaaaaaggctTTAACGCGGTTGATCGAAAGATTTGGGTACAGAAAACTGAAATGGGTAGTTGGGGAGAAGCCAGATGCAGCTGGGCCAGGAAAATCTGAGGTTTATTTGTCAGGTGTTCTACAGAAGCCTGTAAGAGTATGA